A single genomic interval of Pomacea canaliculata isolate SZHN2017 linkage group LG5, ASM307304v1, whole genome shotgun sequence harbors:
- the LOC112564788 gene encoding uncharacterized protein LOC112564788, with protein sequence MRTRQFSKMAIHPVAYRIIVRRQLRRDRIFGDRSNPFEVYHDVDVYDRFRFRLAMDVYRCDVCMPRLTVGLFRSDPLLVSANLKAGRTSGRAARKHRQSYNQPHINQSVCCLCKAPKRICVSASCIDCTHIPIRRPSENEQIFVNRKGQHTINVQLMCDADLIIRHCVVNWPGSVHDARILRESSLFKAMERNPRPLSGIILGDSGYPLRDWLITHPLPKCRHQNQGKVQPLTLLNKEHH encoded by the exons atgcgcacacggcAGTTTTCCAAGATGGCGATTCATCCTGTTGCTTACCGAATCATCGTGCGTCGGCAATTGAGACGAGACAGAATCTTCGGGGATAGATCTAATCCTTTTGAAGTATATCATGATGTCGATGTGTATGATAGGTTTCGATTCCGTCTagccatggacgtgtataggtgtgatgtctgtatgccgagactcactgtcggcctctttcgaagtgatccgctgttagtctcggcgaacctaaagGCCGGTCGTacttccggaagagcagcgcgaaaa cATCGACAAAGCTACAATCAGCCGCATATTAATCAGAGTGTCTGCTGCCTTTGCAAGGCACCTAAACGAATATGTGTGTCTGCCAGCTGCATTGACTGCACCCATATACCTATTCGTCGGCCATCTGAAAATGAACAGATATTTGTGAATAGGAAGGGTCAGCATACCATTAATGTACAATTAATGTGTGATGCGGACCTCATCATTCGCCATTGTGTCGTAAACTGGCCTGGTTCAGTCCATGATGCCCGTATACTAAGGGAGAGCTCCCTTTTCAAAGCTATGGAGAGAAATCCTCGCCCCCTGTCTGGGATAATtctgggagacagtggctacccaCTAAGGGATTGGCTAATCACCCACCCCCTTCCTAAATGCAGACACCAGAACCAAGGAAAGGTTCAACCGCTCACACTGCTCAACAAGGAGCACCATTGA